One Leclercia sp. AS011 genomic window carries:
- a CDS encoding YheU family protein, translating to MIIPWQDLAPETLDNLIESFVLREGTDYGEQELSLEQKVADVRRQLQSGEVLVVWSELHETVNIMPRNQFRG from the coding sequence ATGATTATTCCCTGGCAAGATCTGGCTCCCGAAACGCTGGATAATCTGATTGAAAGCTTTGTGTTACGCGAAGGCACCGATTATGGTGAACAGGAGCTTTCGCTTGAGCAGAAGGTCGCCGACGTCAGGCGCCAGCTGCAAAGCGGTGAGGTGCTGGTCGTATGGTCCGAGCTGCACGAAACCGTCAACATCATGCCTCGCAATCAATTTCGCGGTTAA
- the mdcE gene encoding biotin-independent malonate decarboxylase subunit gamma, producing MSTSISRGELWLETLAPNAKRLEGLCPSVQAADGELNGEAVRFVAVVPDANNHYPRAARGEVGLLEGWTLAKVVSETVAADADKAVKRPIVAVIDVPSQAYGRREEGFGIHQALAGAAAAYANARLAGHPVIGLIVGKAMSGAFLAHGYQANRLIAFNDPGVLIHAMGKESAARITLRTVEALEKLAATIPPMAYDISNYATLGLLENLLDISNPDAPSSLDLALVKTTLQQAIDDARRDPTLKSRLGADNRHSSALVRERMRASW from the coding sequence ATGAGTACTTCAATTAGCCGTGGTGAGCTCTGGCTGGAAACCCTGGCCCCGAATGCCAAACGTCTGGAAGGGCTCTGCCCGTCGGTTCAGGCGGCAGATGGCGAGCTGAATGGCGAAGCGGTGCGCTTTGTCGCGGTGGTGCCAGATGCCAACAATCACTACCCGCGTGCCGCACGTGGCGAGGTCGGTCTGCTGGAAGGCTGGACCCTGGCCAAAGTGGTGAGTGAAACCGTCGCGGCCGATGCTGATAAAGCGGTTAAGCGCCCGATTGTGGCGGTGATCGACGTCCCGAGCCAGGCCTATGGCCGTCGCGAAGAGGGATTTGGTATTCATCAGGCGCTGGCCGGTGCCGCAGCAGCCTATGCGAATGCCCGTCTGGCGGGCCATCCGGTGATTGGTCTTATCGTCGGGAAAGCGATGTCCGGGGCGTTTCTGGCCCATGGCTATCAGGCCAACCGGCTGATCGCCTTTAACGACCCGGGCGTGTTGATCCACGCGATGGGCAAAGAGTCAGCCGCGCGCATCACGCTGCGTACCGTGGAGGCTCTGGAAAAACTGGCGGCAACCATCCCGCCAATGGCGTATGACATCAGTAACTACGCCACGCTGGGGCTGCTGGAAAACCTGCTGGATATCAGCAATCCGGACGCACCTTCATCTCTCGATCTGGCGCTGGTGAAGACCACCTTACAACAGGCCATTGATGACGCTCGCCGGGATCCGACGCTGAAAAGCCGTCTGGGTGCCGACAATCGCCACAGCTCTGCTCTTGTACGCGAACGTATGCGAGCCAGCTGGTAA
- the mdcA gene encoding malonate decarboxylase subunit alpha — protein MLSGQTPARNWNTRRTEKARRLASVPVQGKVLPTGDLVAMLEKLIAPGDKVVLEGNNQKQADFLSRSLAEVNPQIVHDLHMIMPSVGRSEHLDIFEKGIARKLDFSFSGTQSLRISQLLEDGQLEIGAIHTYIELYSRLYVDLSPNVALIAGFKADRKGNLYTGASTEDTPALVEAAAFHDGIVIAQVNELVDDECDLPRVDIPGSWIDFVVVADKPFFIEPLFTRDPRLIKQEHILMAMMAIKGIYAEHQVQSLNHGIGFNTAAIELLLPTYGEQLGLKGKICKHWTLNPHPTLIPAIESGWVESVHCFGGELGMEEYIRARPDVFFTGADGSMRSNRAFCQLAGQYAVDMFIGSTLQVDGYANSSTVTRGRLSGFGGAPNMGHDPHGRRHATPAWLNMITEPDPMQRGKKLVVQMVETFQAGVKPTFVEKLDAVEVAKASGMPLAPVMIYGDDVTHVLTEEGIAYLYRAKDLEERRAMVAAVAGITDIGLGVDAKRVVELRQSGKVLYPEDMGIRRTDATRSLLAAGSVSDLVEWSGGLYNPPAKFRSW, from the coding sequence ATGTTATCAGGGCAAACACCAGCCCGGAACTGGAACACGCGTCGCACTGAAAAAGCGCGCCGCCTGGCTTCCGTCCCGGTGCAGGGCAAGGTACTGCCAACAGGCGACCTTGTCGCCATGCTGGAAAAACTGATCGCCCCAGGCGACAAAGTCGTACTGGAAGGGAATAACCAGAAACAGGCAGATTTTCTTTCACGATCCCTCGCCGAAGTGAACCCGCAAATCGTTCACGACCTGCATATGATTATGCCGAGCGTGGGCCGCAGCGAGCACCTGGATATTTTTGAAAAGGGTATCGCCCGCAAACTCGATTTCTCCTTCTCTGGTACCCAAAGCCTGCGTATTTCGCAGCTGCTGGAAGACGGGCAACTGGAGATTGGTGCCATCCACACCTACATCGAACTCTACTCCCGCCTGTATGTGGATCTGTCGCCAAACGTGGCGCTGATTGCCGGTTTTAAAGCGGACCGTAAAGGTAACCTCTATACCGGTGCCAGCACCGAGGATACCCCGGCGCTGGTCGAAGCCGCCGCCTTCCACGACGGCATCGTCATCGCCCAGGTGAACGAGCTGGTGGACGACGAGTGCGATCTGCCGCGCGTGGATATCCCCGGCTCCTGGATCGATTTCGTGGTAGTGGCGGACAAGCCGTTCTTTATCGAACCGCTGTTCACCCGTGACCCGCGCCTGATCAAACAGGAACATATCCTGATGGCGATGATGGCCATCAAAGGCATCTATGCGGAACACCAGGTTCAGTCGCTGAACCACGGTATCGGCTTCAACACTGCCGCCATTGAACTGCTGCTGCCGACCTACGGCGAACAGCTCGGCCTGAAAGGCAAAATCTGTAAACACTGGACGCTGAACCCGCATCCAACGCTGATCCCCGCCATTGAAAGCGGCTGGGTCGAAAGCGTGCACTGCTTCGGCGGCGAGCTGGGGATGGAGGAGTATATCCGTGCCCGTCCGGACGTGTTCTTTACCGGTGCCGACGGCTCCATGCGTTCTAACCGCGCCTTCTGTCAGCTGGCAGGTCAGTACGCGGTGGATATGTTTATCGGCTCGACGCTGCAGGTGGATGGCTATGCCAACTCCTCAACCGTGACCCGCGGCCGTCTCTCCGGCTTCGGTGGGGCACCCAACATGGGCCACGACCCGCACGGTCGTCGTCATGCCACCCCGGCCTGGCTGAACATGATCACCGAGCCTGACCCAATGCAGCGCGGTAAAAAGCTGGTGGTGCAGATGGTGGAAACCTTCCAGGCGGGCGTGAAGCCAACCTTCGTGGAAAAACTCGACGCCGTCGAGGTGGCGAAAGCCTCCGGTATGCCGCTGGCCCCGGTCATGATTTACGGCGATGACGTCACCCACGTGCTGACGGAAGAGGGGATTGCTTACCTCTACCGGGCGAAAGATCTGGAAGAGCGCCGGGCCATGGTCGCGGCCGTTGCCGGGATCACCGATATCGGTCTGGGTGTGGACGCAAAACGCGTCGTCGAGCTGCGCCAGAGTGGCAAAGTGCTCTACCCGGAAGATATGGGCATTCGCCGCACCGACGCCACCCGCTCTCTACTGGCGGCAGGCAGCGTGTCTGACCTGGTTGAATGGTCAGGCGGTCTGTACAACCCACCTGCGAAATTCCGGAGCTGGTAA
- the crp gene encoding cAMP-activated global transcriptional regulator CRP — MVLGKPQTDPTLEWFLSHCHIHKYPSKSTLIHQGEKAETLYYIVKGSVAVLIKDEEGKEMILSYLNQGDFIGELGLFEEGQERSAWVRAKTACEVAEISYKKFRQLIQVNPDILMRLSSQMARRLQVTSEKVGNLAFLDVTGRIAQTLLNLAKQPDAMTHPDGMQIKITRQEIGQIVGCSRETVGRILKMLEDQNLISAHGKTIVVYGTR, encoded by the coding sequence ATGGTGCTTGGCAAACCGCAAACAGACCCGACTCTCGAATGGTTCTTGTCTCATTGCCATATTCATAAGTACCCATCGAAGAGCACGCTGATTCACCAGGGTGAAAAAGCGGAAACGTTGTATTACATCGTCAAAGGCTCAGTGGCAGTGCTGATCAAAGATGAAGAAGGTAAAGAGATGATCCTCTCTTACCTGAATCAGGGAGATTTCATCGGCGAACTGGGCCTGTTTGAAGAAGGTCAGGAGCGTAGCGCCTGGGTTCGTGCTAAAACTGCCTGTGAAGTGGCTGAGATCTCTTATAAGAAATTCCGCCAGCTGATCCAGGTCAACCCGGACATCCTGATGCGCCTCTCTTCGCAGATGGCTCGCCGTCTGCAGGTCACGTCCGAGAAAGTGGGTAACCTCGCCTTCCTCGACGTAACGGGCCGCATCGCTCAGACCCTGCTGAACCTGGCGAAACAGCCAGACGCCATGACCCACCCGGACGGTATGCAAATTAAAATTACCCGTCAGGAAATTGGTCAGATCGTCGGATGTTCTCGTGAGACAGTGGGTCGTATCCTGAAAATGCTGGAAGATCAAAACCTGATTTCTGCCCACGGTAAAACCATCGTGGTTTACGGAACACGTTAA
- the mdcC gene encoding malonate decarboxylase acyl carrier protein, which translates to MEKITLTLPASRALNGKALAGVVGSGDMEVLFTADQGQTLTIEITTSVDNSRGRWDALFNRLQTVSSLPAGKLTIHDFGATPGVARIRIEQVFEGVSHA; encoded by the coding sequence ATGGAAAAAATTACCTTAACTCTGCCCGCCAGCCGTGCCCTGAACGGCAAAGCGCTGGCAGGCGTTGTGGGCTCCGGGGATATGGAGGTGTTATTTACCGCCGACCAGGGCCAGACATTAACTATCGAGATCACCACCTCTGTCGATAACAGCCGTGGCCGCTGGGATGCGCTGTTCAACAGACTGCAGACCGTCAGCAGCCTGCCGGCGGGCAAGCTAACCATTCACGACTTTGGCGCCACGCCGGGCGTGGCACGCATTCGTATCGAACAGGTCTTTGAGGGGGTGAGCCATGCGTGA
- a CDS encoding AEC family transporter, translated as MTYVIVHALAPIFVIMLLGFWAGKAKMVDNKNVSLLNIFVMDFALPAALFSATVQTSWSGIIAQSPLILVLTLAMWITYAAIYFLATKVFKKSPQDAAVLTLTVALPNYAALGLPILGSVLGEGSATSLSVAVSIACGSVLMTPFCLLILEREKARAEGTSSGSTLAMLPVLMWRSIKKPIVMGPLLGVILSAIGIKMPDLVLASIKPLGLSATAAALFLTGVILSARKLQINTMVISATITKLLIQPAIAWGIVLIFGLHGSVAITAILMIALSAGFFGVVFGNRFGVQSPDAEAVLLLSSVLCILSLPLFISLTSGM; from the coding sequence ATGACTTATGTGATTGTTCATGCCCTTGCCCCCATTTTTGTCATCATGCTGCTCGGTTTCTGGGCCGGTAAAGCCAAAATGGTAGATAACAAAAATGTGTCTCTGCTTAATATCTTCGTGATGGATTTTGCACTGCCCGCTGCGCTGTTCAGCGCCACGGTGCAAACGTCCTGGTCAGGTATTATCGCCCAGTCGCCGCTGATCCTGGTTCTGACCCTCGCGATGTGGATCACCTATGCGGCTATCTATTTCCTCGCCACTAAGGTCTTTAAAAAGTCGCCGCAGGATGCCGCCGTGCTGACCCTGACCGTGGCGCTGCCGAACTATGCCGCGCTGGGTCTGCCGATTCTGGGTAGCGTGCTGGGGGAAGGTTCAGCGACGTCGCTTTCTGTGGCGGTCTCTATCGCCTGTGGTTCCGTGCTGATGACGCCGTTCTGTCTGCTGATTCTGGAGCGCGAAAAAGCGCGTGCGGAAGGGACAAGCAGTGGTTCAACCCTGGCGATGCTGCCGGTGCTGATGTGGCGTTCCATTAAAAAACCGATTGTGATGGGCCCGCTGCTGGGTGTGATTTTGTCCGCTATTGGCATCAAAATGCCGGACCTGGTGCTGGCTTCCATCAAGCCTCTGGGCCTGTCGGCCACTGCGGCGGCGCTGTTCCTGACCGGCGTGATCCTGTCTGCCCGTAAGCTGCAGATCAACACCATGGTGATTAGCGCCACCATCACCAAGCTGCTGATCCAACCGGCGATTGCCTGGGGTATTGTGCTGATCTTCGGTCTGCACGGCTCGGTCGCGATTACCGCTATCCTGATGATTGCCCTGTCCGCCGGTTTCTTTGGCGTCGTGTTTGGTAACCGCTTTGGCGTACAGTCTCCGGATGCGGAAGCGGTGCTGCTGTTAAGCTCCGTCCTGTGTATCCTGTCGCTGCCGCTGTTTATCTCGCTGACTTCAGGAATGTAA
- a CDS encoding hydrolase: MTQIIPSDFNIAADESAEFVPMRGVSNRHLQTMLPRLIRRKVLFTPVWQRLDLPDDDFVDLAWSEDPLQARHKPRLVVFHGLEGSLHSPYAHGLIQAAKARGWLGVVMHFRGCSGEPNRQKRIYHSGETEDGTWFLRWLAETHGPAPTAAVGYSLGGNMLACLLAKEGDNIPLDAAAIVSAPFMLEHCSYHMEKGFSRVYQRYLLNLLKANAARKLKAYPDTLPVSLQQLKKVRRIREFDDLITAKIHGFADAIDYYRQCSAMPVLSKITKPVLIIHAKDDPFMDHHSIPAQAFLPANVQYQLTEHGGHVGFVGGTLRRPTMWLETRIPDWLTTYLEPIR, encoded by the coding sequence ATGACCCAAATCATTCCCTCAGATTTCAACATTGCAGCCGACGAGAGTGCAGAATTTGTGCCCATGCGGGGGGTGTCGAATCGACACCTGCAGACCATGCTGCCGCGTCTCATCCGCCGTAAAGTGCTTTTTACCCCCGTCTGGCAGCGCCTTGACCTGCCGGATGATGATTTCGTTGATTTAGCCTGGAGTGAAGATCCGCTTCAGGCCCGGCACAAACCTCGTCTGGTGGTCTTTCATGGTCTGGAGGGCAGCCTGCACAGCCCCTATGCTCACGGCCTGATCCAGGCGGCGAAAGCGCGCGGCTGGCTGGGCGTCGTAATGCACTTTCGCGGATGCAGCGGCGAACCCAATCGCCAGAAACGCATCTATCACTCCGGCGAAACGGAAGATGGCACCTGGTTCCTGCGCTGGCTGGCAGAGACCCACGGCCCGGCCCCTACCGCGGCGGTAGGCTATTCGCTGGGCGGAAATATGCTCGCCTGCCTGCTGGCAAAAGAGGGCGACAACATCCCGCTGGACGCCGCCGCCATCGTCTCTGCTCCGTTCATGCTGGAGCACTGCAGCTATCATATGGAGAAGGGCTTTTCGCGTGTTTATCAGCGCTATCTGCTGAACTTGCTCAAAGCCAATGCGGCACGCAAACTGAAAGCTTACCCGGATACGCTGCCGGTCAGTCTGCAGCAGCTGAAGAAAGTGCGCCGCATCCGCGAATTTGACGATCTGATCACCGCCAAAATTCACGGCTTTGCCGATGCTATTGACTACTATCGTCAGTGCAGCGCCATGCCGGTGCTGAGCAAGATCACCAAACCGGTGCTGATTATTCACGCGAAAGACGATCCCTTTATGGATCATCACTCAATACCGGCGCAGGCGTTTCTGCCCGCTAACGTGCAGTACCAGCTGACCGAACATGGCGGGCACGTGGGCTTTGTCGGCGGCACGCTGCGTCGCCCGACCATGTGGCTGGAAACGCGTATCCCGGACTGGCTGACCACATACCTGGAACCGATAAGATGA
- a CDS encoding biotin-independent malonate decarboxylase subunit beta, whose amino-acid sequence MRDDSSFIELKARQRAQALLDEGSFRELLDPFEGIMSPWLGPQGIVPQADDGMVVAKGTINGKPAVVVAIEGAFQGGSMGEVSGAKMAAALELAAEDNRNGIPTQAVLSLETGGVRLQEANLGLAAIADIHAAIVDLRRYTPVVGIVAGTVGCFGGMSIAAALCSYLIVTREARLGLNGPQVIEQEAGIEEYDSRDRPFIWSMTGGEIRYESGLVDALVGDGVNAVKAAMNDAIAKGVPAKHRTDNYDWYLERLSQFDTRKQADTEQIHALFAREVK is encoded by the coding sequence ATGCGTGATGACAGCAGCTTTATCGAATTAAAAGCGCGCCAGCGGGCGCAGGCCCTGCTCGACGAGGGCAGCTTCCGCGAACTGCTGGATCCGTTTGAAGGGATCATGTCTCCGTGGCTGGGGCCGCAGGGCATCGTCCCGCAGGCCGATGACGGCATGGTGGTGGCGAAAGGCACCATCAACGGCAAACCTGCGGTGGTGGTGGCGATAGAAGGCGCGTTCCAGGGCGGCAGCATGGGCGAAGTGTCCGGTGCCAAAATGGCGGCGGCGCTGGAACTGGCGGCAGAAGATAACCGCAACGGCATTCCAACCCAGGCGGTACTGAGCCTTGAAACCGGCGGCGTGCGTCTGCAGGAGGCGAATCTTGGCCTGGCGGCGATTGCCGATATCCACGCGGCGATTGTCGATCTGCGCCGCTATACCCCGGTGGTCGGGATTGTTGCCGGGACCGTGGGCTGCTTCGGCGGGATGTCCATCGCGGCGGCGCTGTGCAGCTACCTGATTGTCACCCGCGAAGCGCGTCTGGGCCTCAACGGCCCGCAGGTTATCGAGCAGGAAGCGGGGATTGAAGAGTACGACTCCCGCGACCGGCCGTTCATCTGGAGCATGACCGGGGGCGAAATTCGCTACGAAAGCGGGCTGGTGGATGCCCTGGTGGGCGACGGCGTGAACGCGGTGAAAGCGGCAATGAACGACGCGATTGCCAAAGGCGTGCCGGCAAAACATCGCACTGACAATTACGACTGGTATCTCGAACGCCTGTCCCAGTTTGACACCCGCAAACAGGCGGATACCGAACAGATTCACGCGCTCTTTGCCCGGGAGGTGAAATGA
- a CDS encoding triphosphoribosyl-dephospho-CoA synthase, with translation MKLLPQIQVEGGAEWLARTATQCLIDEARLSPKPGLVDSRGNGAHQDLSLALMERSAHSLTPTFQALALQSWQRPADISLRQTVGRLGREGEQQMMAATGGVNTHRGAIWALGLLVSAVAMLGGSARARTVADTAAQLAKLPDDAAPKVFSKGLRATHRYQVPGAREEAQQAFPHIMQRALPQLRLSRLNGSGEAHARLDALMAIMTSLTDTCVLSRAGMEGLDAMQDGARAVLAAGGTAQPEGQRALALLDKQMLLLNASPGGAADLLAATLFLDRIETPYLAN, from the coding sequence ATGAAACTTCTGCCCCAGATTCAGGTTGAAGGCGGTGCCGAATGGCTGGCGCGAACCGCCACGCAGTGTCTGATTGACGAAGCGCGACTGAGCCCGAAACCCGGTCTGGTGGACAGTCGGGGGAACGGCGCGCACCAGGATCTGTCGCTCGCGCTGATGGAGCGTTCGGCGCACAGCCTGACCCCCACGTTTCAGGCGCTGGCGCTGCAAAGCTGGCAGCGTCCGGCCGATATCTCGCTACGGCAAACCGTAGGTCGGCTGGGGCGCGAAGGCGAGCAGCAGATGATGGCCGCCACCGGCGGGGTGAATACCCACCGGGGCGCTATCTGGGCGCTGGGATTGTTGGTCAGCGCCGTGGCGATGCTCGGCGGCAGTGCCAGAGCCCGGACGGTAGCCGATACCGCCGCGCAGCTGGCGAAACTGCCGGATGACGCCGCGCCGAAAGTATTCAGTAAAGGGCTGCGCGCCACCCACCGTTATCAGGTGCCCGGCGCGCGCGAAGAGGCGCAGCAGGCGTTTCCGCACATTATGCAGCGGGCGCTGCCGCAGCTTCGTCTGAGCCGTCTTAACGGCAGTGGCGAAGCCCATGCCCGGCTTGATGCGCTGATGGCGATCATGACCTCGTTAACCGATACCTGCGTGCTCTCGCGCGCCGGGATGGAGGGGTTAGACGCCATGCAGGACGGGGCCCGGGCGGTATTGGCCGCCGGCGGCACCGCACAGCCTGAGGGGCAACGCGCGCTCGCGTTATTAGATAAACAGATGCTCTTGCTCAATGCCTCTCCGGGCGGCGCGGCTGATCTGCTGGCCGCCACGCTGTTCCTTGACCGCATAGAGACGCCTTATTTAGCGAATTAA
- a CDS encoding malonate decarboxylase holo-ACP synthase, whose translation MTTTLRPHDLIWLTTRDALEAIHEPWVDTAWHTGLPVVVRRDVDGNGRIPVGVRGLRRDQRAAGWVNPDQIARIVSPEQLSAEASLLRSPFITQPPVQVAVQLSRTPWPWTWGITGSTGYALATGIAVIHADSDLDLLIRAPQPLSPDVLQAWQSHLEGALCRADTQVETPLGGFALNEWLRDGKTLLKTDRGPRLTANPWAWEEQ comes from the coding sequence ATGACCACAACATTACGCCCGCACGACTTAATCTGGCTGACCACCCGGGATGCGCTCGAGGCGATCCACGAGCCCTGGGTGGATACGGCCTGGCACACCGGGCTACCGGTGGTGGTGCGGCGTGATGTTGATGGTAACGGGCGTATTCCGGTAGGGGTACGCGGCCTGAGACGCGATCAACGCGCGGCGGGCTGGGTTAACCCCGACCAGATTGCCCGTATCGTCTCCCCCGAACAGCTGAGCGCAGAAGCGAGTCTGCTGCGCTCGCCCTTTATCACTCAGCCACCGGTTCAGGTGGCGGTACAGCTCTCCCGCACACCCTGGCCATGGACCTGGGGCATTACCGGCAGCACCGGCTATGCGCTGGCGACTGGCATTGCGGTGATCCACGCCGACAGCGATCTCGATCTGCTGATCCGCGCGCCGCAGCCTCTCTCTCCTGATGTTTTGCAGGCCTGGCAGTCGCACCTTGAAGGCGCGCTGTGCCGGGCCGATACCCAGGTCGAGACGCCGCTGGGTGGATTTGCGCTCAACGAATGGCTACGTGATGGGAAAACGTTACTGAAAACCGACCGGGGGCCGCGCCTGACGGCGAACCCCTGGGCATGGGAGGAACAATGA
- a CDS encoding phosphoribulokinase, which yields MSARHPVIAVTGSSGAGTTTTSLAFRKIFSQLHLRAAEVEGDSFHRYTRPEMDMAIRKARDMGKHISYFGPDANDFGLLEQTFAEYGRSGTGQARKYLHTYDEAVPWNQVPGTFTPWQPLPEPTDVLFYEGLHGGVVTPQHDVARHVDLLVGVVPIVNLEWIQKLTRDTSERGHSREAVMDSVVRSMEDYINFLTPQFSRTHINFQRVPTVDTSNPFAAKGIPSLDESFVVIHFRNLDNIDYPWLLAMLQGSFISHINTLVVPGGKMGLAMELIMTPLVQRLMEGKKID from the coding sequence ATGTCCGCCAGACATCCGGTTATTGCCGTTACAGGGTCGAGTGGTGCAGGTACCACCACCACCAGCCTCGCTTTTCGTAAGATCTTCTCCCAGCTGCATCTGCGCGCCGCGGAAGTGGAAGGCGACAGCTTTCACCGCTACACCCGTCCTGAGATGGACATGGCTATCCGCAAAGCCCGGGATATGGGCAAACACATCAGCTACTTTGGCCCGGATGCCAACGACTTTGGCCTGCTGGAGCAAACCTTCGCCGAATACGGGCGAAGCGGCACCGGCCAGGCGCGCAAATACCTGCATACCTATGACGAAGCGGTCCCCTGGAACCAGGTGCCGGGCACCTTCACCCCCTGGCAGCCCCTGCCGGAACCCACCGACGTGCTGTTTTATGAAGGCCTGCATGGCGGGGTGGTGACGCCACAGCACGACGTGGCGCGCCATGTCGATCTGCTGGTAGGTGTAGTCCCTATTGTGAACCTGGAGTGGATCCAGAAGCTGACGCGGGATACCAGCGAACGCGGCCACTCCCGCGAGGCGGTGATGGACTCCGTGGTGCGCTCGATGGAGGATTACATCAACTTCCTGACGCCGCAGTTTTCCCGCACCCACATTAACTTCCAGCGCGTCCCGACCGTGGATACCTCTAACCCCTTTGCTGCCAAAGGCATCCCGTCGCTGGACGAGAGCTTCGTGGTGATCCATTTCCGCAATCTGGACAATATCGATTACCCCTGGCTGCTGGCGATGCTGCAGGGTTCGTTTATTTCGCACATCAATACGCTGGTGGTCCCGGGCGGGAAGATGGGGCTGGCGATGGAGTTAATCATGACGCCGCTGGTGCAGCGGTTGATGGAAGGCAAGAAGATCGATTGA
- a CDS encoding OsmC family protein gives MQARVKWVEGLTFLGESASGHQILMDGNSGDKAPSPMEVVLMAAGGCSAIDVVSILQKGRHDVTDCEVKLTSERREEAPRLFTHINLHFVVTGKELKDAAVSRAVDLSAEKYCSVALMLEKAVKITHSYEVIGA, from the coding sequence ATGCAAGCACGTGTGAAATGGGTTGAAGGGTTAACGTTCCTCGGTGAGTCGGCTTCCGGGCACCAGATTTTGATGGATGGCAACTCCGGTGACAAAGCGCCAAGTCCGATGGAAGTGGTCCTGATGGCGGCAGGCGGATGCAGCGCGATCGACGTGGTGTCGATCCTGCAAAAAGGGCGTCATGATGTGACTGACTGCGAAGTAAAACTGACCTCAGAGCGTCGTGAAGAGGCACCGCGCCTGTTCACCCATATCAATCTTCACTTCGTGGTGACCGGTAAAGAGCTGAAAGACGCGGCGGTATCCCGTGCGGTGGATCTCTCAGCCGAGAAGTACTGCTCCGTGGCGCTGATGCTGGAGAAAGCGGTCAAGATTACCCACTCGTATGAAGTGATCGGGGCGTAA
- the mdcH gene encoding malonate decarboxylase subunit epsilon — MKILFTFPGQGTQHPGMLHNLPGTELAQAREVLGASEVDALDSPAALQHTRAVQLALLIAGVAWARELERRGVAPDIVSGLSIGAYPAAVLSGALDFSDALTLVALRGDLMEQAYPHGYGLTAIMGLTLAQVETLMEGTGTYIANLNAETQIVIAGADDGMAEVAARALAKGANKARRLTVSVPSHCELLAEPAQKLVEAFSRVTLSRPRCAYLSGSTGRVLWQPEKIADDLAMNMARTVRWQEAVVAANEREARLAIEMPPGGVLTCLTRQAAWEGEAVSLERSGVDVAVHLARRIKA, encoded by the coding sequence ATGAAGATCCTGTTTACCTTTCCGGGGCAGGGGACGCAACATCCCGGTATGCTGCACAACCTGCCGGGAACCGAGCTGGCTCAGGCGCGTGAAGTGCTGGGTGCCAGCGAGGTGGACGCGCTCGACTCCCCGGCGGCGCTGCAGCACACCCGCGCGGTGCAGCTCGCACTGCTGATCGCCGGCGTCGCCTGGGCGCGTGAGCTGGAGCGTCGCGGTGTGGCACCGGATATCGTCAGCGGCCTCTCTATCGGGGCCTATCCTGCGGCGGTGCTCTCCGGGGCGCTCGACTTCTCTGATGCCCTGACGCTGGTGGCCCTGCGCGGCGATCTGATGGAGCAGGCGTATCCGCACGGCTACGGCCTGACGGCGATCATGGGCTTAACGCTTGCGCAGGTGGAAACCCTGATGGAAGGCACCGGCACCTATATTGCCAACCTGAATGCCGAGACGCAGATAGTGATCGCCGGTGCCGATGACGGCATGGCGGAAGTGGCGGCACGCGCGCTGGCGAAAGGGGCCAATAAAGCCCGCCGTCTGACGGTCAGCGTTCCGTCGCACTGCGAACTGCTGGCGGAACCGGCGCAAAAACTGGTCGAGGCCTTCAGCCGGGTTACGCTCTCTCGCCCCCGCTGCGCCTACCTGAGCGGCAGCACCGGGCGCGTGCTCTGGCAGCCTGAGAAAATTGCCGACGATCTGGCCATGAACATGGCCCGGACGGTGCGCTGGCAGGAGGCGGTGGTTGCCGCTAACGAGCGTGAAGCGCGGCTGGCAATTGAGATGCCGCCCGGCGGGGTGCTTACCTGCCTGACGCGTCAGGCGGCCTGGGAAGGCGAGGCGGTTTCACTGGAGCGCAGCGGCGTGGACGTCGCAGTGCATCTTGCCCGGCGCATTAAGGCGTAG